In the Streptomyces cinnamoneus genome, GCTCTCCACGGGCGTGCAGATGCAGACCTCCCTCGCGCTCTTCCAGCGGATCTTCGAGTACCTCGACATGCCGGTGGACATCACCGAGCCCGAGCACCCCGTCCGGCTGGACAAGATCAGCGGCGAAGTCCGCTTTGAGAACGTCTCCTTCTCCTACGACCCCGCGAACCCGGCCCTCACCGGCATCGACCTCATGGTCCCTGCGGGCGGCAGCCTGGCCGTCGTGGGCCCGACCGGTTCCGGCAAGAGCACGCTGAGCTATCTCGTCCCCCGGCTGTACGACGTCACCGCCGGACGGGTCCTGCTCGACGGGACCGACGTGCGCGACCTCGACTTCGACACCCTCGCCCGCGCGGTCGGGGTGGTCTCCCAGGAGACCTACCTCTTCCACGCCTCCGTCGCCGAGAACCTCCGCTTCGCCAAGCCCGACGCCAGTGACGAGGAGCTGAGAGCGGCCGCCGAAGCCGCCCAGATCCACGACCACATAGCCTCCCTCCCCGAGGGCTACGACACCCTGGTCGGCGAGCGCGGCTACCGCTTCTCCGGTGGCGAGAAGCAGCGCCTGGCCATCGCGCGGACGATCCTGCGCGATCCGCCGGTGCTCATCCTGGACGAGGCGACGAGCGCTCTGGACACCCACACCGAGCACGCCGTCCAGCAGGCCATCGACGCGCTCTCCGCCGGGCGCACGACGATCACCATCGCGCACCGCCTCTCCACGGTCCGCCACGCCGACCAGATCGTCGTGCTCCGAGGCGGCCGGATAGCCGAGCGCGGCACCCACCAGGAACTTCTCGCGGGCGACGGGCATTACGCGGCGCTGGTGCGCCGCGACACCCACCTCACCGTGAAGGTCTGAGCCTCGCCCCACGGTCCGGCTTCCCCCAGGGGCCCGGGCCCGGGAGCGCGCGGGCCGGGTGGCCTTCCCGGCCGCCCGGCACCGTGCACCGCGTGGGGTCAGAGTGAGCGCAGGTCGACGGCGTGCGCCATGACGCGGTAGCCGGCGTCGTTGGGGTGCTTGTGGTCACCGCTGTCGTACGCCGCGTCGAGCGACTCCTCGTCGCCCGGCGCCGCCAGGGCCGCGGCGAAGTCGGCCACGGCGTCGTACTCACCGGAGGTACGGATCCACTCGTTGAGCGCGACCCGCTTCGCCTCCGCCCGCGGTGTGTGGTACTCCGCGCCCTTGAACGGCAGCATCGTCGCGCCGACGACCCGCACGCCCCGCGCGTGGGCACGCCGGATCAGATCCCGGTATCCGGCGATCAACTGCGCCACGTCCACGTCCGGATCGGGCTTGTAGGTCGGCAGGTCGACCTCGCTGAAACCGATGTCGTTGAGACCGGCGAACACGATCACCGAGCGGACCCCGGGCCTGTCGAGCACATCACGCTCGAAGCGGCCCACCGCCCGCTCGCCGTACCACGGCGAGTCGTGGAGCACGAGGTTGCCGCCGATGCCCGCGTTGACGACGCCCCACGCACCGCCGTCGGCGGCCAGCCGCTCGGCGAGCGCGTCCGGGTAGCGGCGGTCGGCTCCCACGGTCGAGCCGAATCCGTCCGTGATGGAGTCACCGAAGGCCACCACCGTCTCCCGCACCGCGCCCTCGCCGCTTAGTTCGACGTCGGAGAGGTAGTACCAGGAGTGGGTCCGCTCCTCGAACCCCTCATCGCCGGTCTCGCCCGTCCGGTCGCCCGTCGCGCGGTAGCTGTCCGTGTAGGCCTGCGCGTGGAACGTCGCCGGGCCGGTCGCGCCCGCGAAGAACAACGTCACCGCCACCCCGTCGAACCGTTCGACGCGCACGTCCACCGCGTCGCTGACACGCTCACCACCGGCCGGGACCACCACCGTGCGGGACCCGCCGAAGGTCACCTCCCGCAGCGTGCCGGGCCGGAGGGCGGCGCCTTCGGCCGCCAGCGCCAGCGTCGCGGCGGTGACCGTCAGCGGCTTTGCGCCGAAGCGGTTCGACAGCCGGATCCGCGCCGCGGTGCCGCCGCCGGTGACGCGGACGACCTGCCGCACCGACTGGTGGTCGAAGCCCTTCTCCGACCAGTTCTCCTCGAAACCGGAGCTCGGCTGCTGCACCGGAGCCGACCAGCCGGCCGACCACCGCGTCGCCGTCTCCTCGGTGGTGAGCACCGCGGTCTCGGAATCCCGCCCCTGAACAGTCATCGGTCAAGCCTCTCTCGCGTGAAGTCGCATCACTTCCCTGCGAGGAAGAGCCTGCCGTCAGGCGCGTGGCCCACCCAGCCCCTCCTGCCGCGTACGCACCGCGTGCGTACCACCGGCAGGGTCACCCTCCGGGGCCCGCGGACGGGTGAACTCCGCCCGTATCGCCTCCGTGTGCTCACCAAGCGCCGGGACCGCGCCCATGGCTGCCTCCCGCCCGGCCACCACCACCGGGGGCAGCAGGCCGCGCAACGGGCCGGCGGGCGAGGCGAAGTCGCGCCAGCGGTCACGCGCGGCCAGCTGCGGATGGGCCGCGAACTCGGCCACGGTCCGCAGCCGCGCGTGGGCTATGCCCGCCTCACCGAGGAGCGCGAGCACCCCGTCCGCCGTGTGCGCGGCGAAGCACTCCTCCAGCACGGCCGTCAGCTCCCCGTCGTGCGCGTGCCGCAGCGGATTGTCGGCGAAGCGCGGGTCGCGGACCAGCGCGGGCCGCAGCAGCACCCGTTCGCACAAGGCCACCCACTCCCGGTCGTTCTGCACGCTCAGGAACACCCGCGTGCCGTCACCGCACCGGTAGGGCCCGTAGGGGGAGATGGACGGATGCCGGGCGCCGCTGCGGGCGAGGGGCGGCCCGCCGTACGCCTCGGCGAAGTACGGATGCCCCATCCACTCCGCCAGGGCGTCGAAGAGCGCCACGGACAGCGCCGTGCCCGTGCCCGTGCGCTCACGCTCGTACAAGGCGGTGAGGATGCCGCTGAAGGCGTACATGCCGCCCGCGATGTCGGCGACGGAAATCCCCGGCCGCGCCATCGAGTCGGCGCTTCCGGTGAGGGACACCAGCCCGGTCTCACACTGCACCAGCAGGTCGTAGGCCTTCTCGTCGCGGTAGGGCCCGGCCGTGCCGTAGCCCGAGAGGTCGCAGGTGATCAGGCGCGGGTCGCGGGCCCGCAGGACGTCACAGCCGAGGCCGAGCCGTTCGGCGGCGCCGGGGCCGAGGTTCTGGACGAAGACGTCCGCACGGTCGATGAGGCGGTCGAGGAGTGAGCGGTCGGCGGGTGTCTTGAGGTCGAGCACCACGCTCTCCTTGCCGCGGTTGACCCACACGAAGTAGGCGGAGAGCCCTTTGACGCGGCCGTCGTAGTCGCGTGCGAAGTCGCCGCCGCCGGGCCGCTCGACCTTGATGACGCGGGCGCCGAGGTCCGCGAGCTGGCGGGTGGCGAAGGGCGCCGCGACGGCCTGCTCGAGGGCCACGACCGTCACACCGCTCAGGGGCGCTTGCATGCCCGCTCCTTCCAGGGAGGCGTCACGGCGCGGCCGGGTCGCCGGCCACCAGGATCACCTCGAGGGTGCGGGGCCCGTGCACCCCCTCGACGCGGTCCAGCTCGATGTCGCTGGTGGCCGACGGGCCGGAGATCCAGGTGAGG is a window encoding:
- a CDS encoding SGNH/GDSL hydrolase family protein; protein product: MTVQGRDSETAVLTTEETATRWSAGWSAPVQQPSSGFEENWSEKGFDHQSVRQVVRVTGGGTAARIRLSNRFGAKPLTVTAATLALAAEGAALRPGTLREVTFGGSRTVVVPAGGERVSDAVDVRVERFDGVAVTLFFAGATGPATFHAQAYTDSYRATGDRTGETGDEGFEERTHSWYYLSDVELSGEGAVRETVVAFGDSITDGFGSTVGADRRYPDALAERLAADGGAWGVVNAGIGGNLVLHDSPWYGERAVGRFERDVLDRPGVRSVIVFAGLNDIGFSEVDLPTYKPDPDVDVAQLIAGYRDLIRRAHARGVRVVGATMLPFKGAEYHTPRAEAKRVALNEWIRTSGEYDAVADFAAALAAPGDEESLDAAYDSGDHKHPNDAGYRVMAHAVDLRSL
- a CDS encoding CaiB/BaiF CoA transferase family protein yields the protein MQAPLSGVTVVALEQAVAAPFATRQLADLGARVIKVERPGGGDFARDYDGRVKGLSAYFVWVNRGKESVVLDLKTPADRSLLDRLIDRADVFVQNLGPGAAERLGLGCDVLRARDPRLITCDLSGYGTAGPYRDEKAYDLLVQCETGLVSLTGSADSMARPGISVADIAGGMYAFSGILTALYERERTGTGTALSVALFDALAEWMGHPYFAEAYGGPPLARSGARHPSISPYGPYRCGDGTRVFLSVQNDREWVALCERVLLRPALVRDPRFADNPLRHAHDGELTAVLEECFAAHTADGVLALLGEAGIAHARLRTVAEFAAHPQLAARDRWRDFASPAGPLRGLLPPVVVAGREAAMGAVPALGEHTEAIRAEFTRPRAPEGDPAGGTHAVRTRQEGLGGPRA